From the Thermoanaerobaculia bacterium genome, the window TTCAACCTCGACCACTCCGACCCCCGCTTCTCCGTGCGCGAGTTCGCCGATCAGATCGACATCGAGGAGATGAAGACCCTCCACGTCGAGAACGATGACCTGCTCGTCCGCGACATCATGACGCCGAAGGTCCTGAGCATCGGCGCGGGGACCCCCGTCTCCGAGATCGCGCGCGAAATGGTCTCCGGCCACGTGCACCGGCTGTTCGTGACCCGTCAGGGGAAGGTCGTCGGCATCGTCTCCGCGCTCGACCTCGTCAAGCTGCTGATCTCGGACTGATCGGCGTCCCGCTCCGCTCGCTTCGACGGGGGACCGCGTCGCCGCCGGTCAGCCGCGTCGCGCGAGAGCGGACGCGGCAAAGCTCGAGACG encodes:
- a CDS encoding CBS domain-containing protein encodes the protein MTPVKADIDKFTAADLMTSKVISVHQDLGVRELAEFLAENEITGVPVVDDDDQLIGVVSATDVAEKSRRNEMDFNLDHSDPRFSVREFADQIDIEEMKTLHVENDDLLVRDIMTPKVLSIGAGTPVSEIAREMVSGHVHRLFVTRQGKVVGIVSALDLVKLLISD